Proteins encoded by one window of Lathyrus oleraceus cultivar Zhongwan6 chromosome 1, CAAS_Psat_ZW6_1.0, whole genome shotgun sequence:
- the LOC127083139 gene encoding oleosin G — protein MADLNQTHRPATATATSSSSAVFLRKLQDNLQASNSTQLAGILTLLATGSIFLLLTGLTVSGTVFALIFFSPLIIVSSPIWVPAGTFFFLLVAGFLSICGFGVIAVAVSHWSYRYFRGLHPPGSDRVDYARSRIYDTATHVKDCAIEYGGYLQSKVKDAAPGA, from the coding sequence ATGGCGGATCTTAACCAAACACATAGACCCGCCACCGCCACCGCCACGTCCTCCTCATCCGCCGTGTTTCTAAGAAAGCTTCAAGACAACCTCCAGGCATCAAACTCAACCCAGCTCGCTGGTATCTTAACCCTCCTCGCTACCGGTTCCATTTTCCTCCTTCTAACCGGTTTAACCGTCTCTGGTACTGTTTTCGCCCTCATCTTCTTCTCGCCGTTGATCATCGTTTCAAGCCCGATATGGGTCCCAGCCGGCACCTTCTTCTTCCTCCTCGTCGCTGGATTCTTGTCCATATGTGGATTTGGTGTCATCGCCGTCGCTGTTTCCCATTGGTCCTACCGTTACTTTAGGGGTCTCCACCCGCCCGGTTCGGACCGGGTCGATTACGCCCGGAGCCGGATTTATGATACGGCCACCCATGTTAAAGATTGTGCTATAGAATACGGTGGGTATTTGCAGAGTAAGGTCAAGGATGCAGCGCCGGGTGCTTGA